A single region of the Schizosaccharomyces osmophilus chromosome 3, complete sequence genome encodes:
- a CDS encoding transmembrane transporter — MDYIFLLTGRKFRHIDINASLSNVNSKKASAPQGQEPTHQQHEKVEPQAQSSDEDDGFTSSHSKSTQEEQDNSDYQVAWDGLDDPLNPKNWPMWKKNLTLGIASFIAIVITANSSIFSAGGGVAAKQYHVGAAVGDLCSAVFLLGFAAGSVIFAPLSEVYGRLPIYSCTLIIFTLFQIGGGLSKNIWSLVIFRFIHGFFACTPMSACGGTVSDLYSPVERTSALLFFCACAFIGPLTGPTIGGFITDSKLGWRWDFWINMIWAGLTWLIVIFVMPESHGSTILDFKARYLRKKTSCSLWYNEHELQRSVTNAIRTSLTRGIKLLSTEAIVQAICLYLVFVNVLLYMVNVGYPLMFAQYGFNAGEEGLAMLGVDVGVGVGFAFTPLIHWHYKKRFKMNNGNVRPEDRLWPLFFGSFFIPISLFWLAWTCYPTVHWAAPLVSGIFLGWGFLYVLQACYSYLVDSYHELAASALAVGTTTRYAAGGGMTVVARPMYNNLNFHWATSLLAFIGCALVPIPFLFYFFGKRIRQRSSHAYKGG, encoded by the coding sequence ATGGACTATATTTTTCTGTTGACAGGTAGGAAGTTCCGCCATATTGACATCAATGCAAGCCTAAGTAACGTTAATTCCAAGAAAGCTTCCGCTCCACAAGGCCAAGAACCTACTCATCAGCAGCATGAAAAGGTAGAGCCTCAGGCCCAATCCAGCGACGAAGATGATGGGTTTACTTCTTCCCATAGTAAATCTACGCAAGAGGAGCAGGACAATTCAGATTACCAAGTTGCTTGGGACGGTTTAGACGACCCTTTAAATCCCAAAAACTGGCCTATgtggaaaaagaatcttACCTTAGGTATCGCTTCCTTTATCGCCATTGTAATCACCGCTAATTCCAGTATTTTCTCTGCTGGTGGTGGTGTCGCTGCAAAACAGTACCACGTAGGTGCTGCTGTCGGTGACTTGTGTTCTGCTGTGTTTTTATTGGGTTTCGCTGCTGGTTCTGTTATTTTTGCTCCTCTTTCCGAGGTCTATGGACGGCTTCCTATTTATTCTTGTACGCTCATCATTTTTACCCTCTTTCAAATCGGAGGTGggctttcaaaaaacatttGGAGTTTAGTTATTTTTCGCTTTATACACGGCTTCTTTGCTTGTACTCCCATGTCTGCATGCGGTGGTACTGTTAGTGATCTCTATTCCCCTGTCGAGCGTACCTCAGCAttgctcttcttttgtGCCTGTGCCTTTATTGGTCCCCTTACTGGACCTACCATTGGTGGTTTTATCACCGATAGCAAGTTAGGTTGGAGATGGGACTTTTGGATTAATATGATTTGGGCTGGCCTTACTTGGTTAATCGTTATATTTGTCATGCCCGAAAGTCATGGATCTACAATTCTCGATTTTAAAGCTAGGTACCTTCgcaaaaaaacaagctgCAGTTTGTGGTACAACGAGCATGAGCTTCAACGTAGTGTTACCAATGCTATCCGTACCTCGTTAACACGTGGTATCAAGCTTTTGAGTACCGAAGCCATTGTCCAAGCCATTTGTTTGTATCTTGTATTCGTCAACGTCCTTCTCTATATGGTGAACGTCGGTTATCCTTTGATGTTTGCTCAATACGGATTCAATGCTGGTGAAGAGGGTCTTGCTATGCTTGGTGTTGACGTCGGGGTTGGCGTAGGCTTCGCCTTTACTCCCTTGATCCACTGGCATTATAAGAAACGCTTCAAGATGAACAATGGAAATGTTCGTCCCGAAGACCGTCTATGGCCTCTCTTCTTCGGCTCCTTCTTCATTCCAATAAGTCTCTTTTGGTTGGCATGGACCTGTTACCCAACAGTTCATTGGGCAGCCCCATTAGTAAGTGGGATCTTCTTGGGATGGGGATTTTTGTATGTCTTGCAAGCTTGTTATTCTTATCTTGTTGATTCCTACCACGAGTTGGCGGCTAGTGCATTGGCCGTTGGTACAACCACGCGTTATGCTGCCGGTGGTGGTATGACTGTTGTTGCTCGTCCTATGTACAATAATTTGAACTTTCACTGGGCTACCTCTTTGTTGGCTTTTATTGGCTGTGCCCTTGTTCCCATTCCTTTcctcttttatttctttggtaAAAGAATTCGTCAAAGAAGTTCTCATGCTTACAAGGGTGgttaa